GTTCTAATAAAGTTTTCAGCCGACTCAATCTGGCCCCGGTAGAATGCCTGATCCAGAATATTTTCTTCTTCCATCAATTTTCGGCTCGCGACGGTGGCCCTCCAGAGAAGCATCCATGCCATAATGACATCTCCGGTCACATCCATGAAAGGAGATGCATAAAGGTAAGCATGTTCGATATCAGGCCCCTTTGCGGTATTAACTAAATGCGACACAACCGCCTCCAGTTTCTCCACGGCGTTTCTCACTTTCTGAGCAAACACATCTATTCCCGCTATTTCTTTGGCCGTATCGACAGTCCTCCAAACCTCGCTCATAAAATCCCTGAAAAGCCGGCCCCCTTTGAGCATGAGCTTTCGGCCCATCAAATCAATAGCATGAATTCCGTTGGTCCCCTCATAGATGGTCAAAATCTTAACATCCCTCACCAACTGCTCCACCGGATAATCTTTAATATATCCGTATCCGCCAAAAATCTGCATGCCGAGGTTGCATATCTCCACAGCCCGGTCTGTCACATAGCTTTTTGCGACAGGAATCAGAAAATCTACCAGATTCTGAAATTTTTCCTTCTCTTCCGAACTTTTGGAAACCGCTTTTTTATCTTCGCAATTCGCAATATAATAAAGCAAGCTACGCGTTCCCTCGGTGTACATCTTCATGATCATCAGCATTCGCCTGATGTCTGGATGGTTAATGATGGAGATCGGCGACGGGTCTTTGGTGCCCAGCCGGGAACCCTGGAAGCGGTTCCTCGCATGCTCCAGAGCGTAAAGATAGGCAGAACACGCCATGGACATCCCTTGCATACCAATTATCTGCCTGAAATGATTAAGCATGACGAACAAAGAACTTAACCCTTTGTTTTCAGGCCCTAATAATGTTCCGATACATTCCCCCCTGCCGCCCATCGTCATGGCACAACTGGGAGCACTATGCTGTCCCATCTTCTTTTCGATCCCGGTACAGTAAACGTCGTTTCTCTCCCCAAGGCTGCCGTCGCTGTTAATTCGAATTTTAGGTACAAGAAAAAGGGATACACCTCGGGCACCCGAGGGAGCGCCTTTTATTCTACCCAATACCACATGAATAATGTTATCGGTCAGGTCCTGATCCCCGTAAGTGATAAATATTTTATTTCCGGTGAGGGAAAAGGTTCCGTCCGAATTTCTGGTTGCGGTGGTTTTTAAATGCGATAAATCCGAGCCGGAATCCGGTTCGGTCATCATCAAGCTGCAAGCCCATTCTCCGGAGTAGAGTTTTTCAAGATAGAGCTTTCGTTGATGTTCAGAGCCAAACATCTCTATCAACATGCCAGGGCCGTGGATCAGAAGCACAAGAAACATTAATCCCATGTTTGCCCCAACCATATAGTTTCTCGCTGCCGTGGCGACAGTGGCCGGCATCCCCTGCCCGCCAAATTCCCGCGGGCGATCGATAGCGAACCAGTCCCCCTCTTTTAATGCCTGCCAGGCGCGTTTGAACTCATTTGGTGTAATTACGTGGTTATTTTCATACTTGCAGCCGATTTCATCGCCTATTTTCAGGGTCGGAAAAATTTCTCGAACGGCCATATCCCTGGCCGTCGAAATGATCAAATCCACCATTTCTTTGTCAAAATCTTCATATAGCTGATGTTGGCTCAAGTTCGCCACTTCAAGTTGTTCATGAAGCACGAAATCAATGTCTCTACGATCGGAAATAACCTGCGCCATAAAAATTCTCCTTTAAAACACTTCTTGATTCACCGGCCACCCGGCAGACAAAAACAAAGAATCTGCACACATGAAATTCGCAGCATCATCGATACTCCTCTATTGTACACCGCCACCTTTCGGGTATGGACTGAGGTGCCTGGCGCACTCAACAGAATCGAAGCGGCAAATACAACCAAACACATCATGGGGCACGATCAGACTACAAAATCAAATAAAGCCGACCGCACCTACTGATGATGCTATACAAACCACTATATTTGCTATATATTCAAGCTACAATCTATTATCAATGCATCTATACGGTACATTTTTCACCAATTGTACTATAATAATTTTCCTGAAAATCCTATTTTCGATTTAAGGAACCCGTTTTTTCAGGAGAATGTCTTTTAATAGTTGGTCGTTCGGGCTGCCAATGCCAATTATCAGGGCAGAAAAGCCTTGGAAAATAATGGGGAACTTGTGCTAAATGGAAACGTTAAGCGCTTATGAATTCAGCGTGGTGAATTTAGAACCTTGTTGCGTAGCCGTTCTTCAACCACACAGCAGATACCCTTTCCCTCTATTGCCGGCTGAAAACAGAGGTTGTCGGATTCGCATGCTGCTTTATTCCTATCACCGGTTTTCCATCGTTTGATCAGTTTCGGCTCCCGAATAAAGGGGCGACTCATGGAAATCAAGTCCGCGACGCCATTTACCACCAGTCTTTCCGCAACATCGAAAGATCGGATGCCGCCCACAAGTATAACTGGTATGTTGATTTTTTTCTTGAACACCATAGCCGCCTCTTGAAAATAGGCTTCTTTATCTGGTGATGAAATCCCCAGACGAGAAGGAATCAGTTTTCCTGAACCGAGCGTGCCACC
This genomic stretch from Desulfobacterales bacterium harbors:
- a CDS encoding acyl-CoA dehydrogenase; this encodes MAQVISDRRDIDFVLHEQLEVANLSQHQLYEDFDKEMVDLIISTARDMAVREIFPTLKIGDEIGCKYENNHVITPNEFKRAWQALKEGDWFAIDRPREFGGQGMPATVATAARNYMVGANMGLMFLVLLIHGPGMLIEMFGSEHQRKLYLEKLYSGEWACSLMMTEPDSGSDLSHLKTTATRNSDGTFSLTGNKIFITYGDQDLTDNIIHVVLGRIKGAPSGARGVSLFLVPKIRINSDGSLGERNDVYCTGIEKKMGQHSAPSCAMTMGGRGECIGTLLGPENKGLSSLFVMLNHFRQIIGMQGMSMACSAYLYALEHARNRFQGSRLGTKDPSPISIINHPDIRRMLMIMKMYTEGTRSLLYYIANCEDKKAVSKSSEEKEKFQNLVDFLIPVAKSYVTDRAVEICNLGMQIFGGYGYIKDYPVEQLVRDVKILTIYEGTNGIHAIDLMGRKLMLKGGRLFRDFMSEVWRTVDTAKEIAGIDVFAQKVRNAVEKLEAVVSHLVNTAKGPDIEHAYLYASPFMDVTGDVIMAWMLLWRATVASRKLMEEENILDQAFYRGQIESAENFIRTVLPTTLARMGIIMDACTAALTISDEAFGCK